The following nucleotide sequence is from Gemmatimonadota bacterium.
GCCAGCTCGAAGCTCTTCCGTGCGAGCTGTAGCACGTCATGCGTCCGCGGACCCGCAAGCTCGACGGCGCGACTGCCCACACCCCGACCCGTGACGCCGGCCGAACCCATGCGATCCTCGATCCAACGCGCAAGGTGCTCCGCCTCCATGGGCCCGAACAGCAGGAGCTCGAACATCTTGTAGAACGCGCGGTCCCGACCGAGCATGCGCCGGATCAGATGCACATGCGAACCTGCCAGAACATACGCCACCTGCCCGTGCCGCTGGATGTGACCCCGGAGATGCCATTCCGCGGCCTCGCCCCCGAAGCGGTGAAGCTCCTGGAATTCGTCGAGCACGACGCCGACCGACACCTCCCGCTCGCCGGCCAGAGCATTGATCGCACCCAGCGTGCGCCCGAGCGCGTCCCGCTGCTCCTCCAGTCCGGACCGCCGCAGACCCAGCTCCAGCGAGGGAAGCAGCAGACCCGTAGGGTCCGGCCGCACCGTCAGATGCAGCCCTACCCGCTCGGCGAAGCCGGCAAGGACATCCCGCCAGCGGCGGCCCAGACCGCGCGCGGCCCCGGCAAGCAGCTGATTGGCGGCATCGACCGCCGTCGTCGCCGTGGAAAAATCAGCAAGAACAACCCGAGCGCGCGCCCTCGTGACCCGTCGCACTGCCGCCTGGATTGCCGACGTCTTGCCCATGCGCCGCGGTCCATACACGAGCAGCCGGTCGCCTGGCGAACGCAAGGCGCCCGCAATCCGCCGCACCTCCTCCGCCCGATCCGTGAAGAACGGCCCCTCGACCACCCCACCCACCCGAAACGGCGCCGGCTGCATACTTCCACCTCTGTAAGTTTAGCCCATTGAACTTTCGAGTGTGAAAGTAAGACTCGCCGGCGGTCCGGGCAAGGGAACCCAGCCGCGAGGCCTTGCCCACCGCCCCTCGCACGCATAGTGGCGTGGCGCGACCTGGATCCACGAGTTTCCATGAAGTCGATTCGGGGAACCCGGGCCGCGAGCCGGCCGCGGGGCGCGGCTCCCAGGCACGCCTGTCCCTGCCGGACCGTCAGCCGCAGCTACAATATGGAGTGGAAGC
It contains:
- a CDS encoding ATP-binding protein — encoded protein: MQPAPFRVGGVVEGPFFTDRAEEVRRIAGALRSPGDRLLVYGPRRMGKTSAIQAAVRRVTRARARVVLADFSTATTAVDAANQLLAGAARGLGRRWRDVLAGFAERVGLHLTVRPDPTGLLLPSLELGLRRSGLEEQRDALGRTLGAINALAGEREVSVGVVLDEFQELHRFGGEAAEWHLRGHIQRHGQVAYVLAGSHVHLIRRMLGRDRAFYKMFELLLFGPMEAEHLARWIEDRMGSAGVTGRGVGSRAVELAGPRTHDVLQLARKSFELARPTGEATGAHLERAFEEIVGEEDDLIRALWEDLTPLQQNVLRAVAASTEGITTGATIERFALGSTGSAANAGRALVEKGVLVRSRRGAGYVFDNPFVRGWVIQNALPDLGINLEPTFLVGPSGANNAG